The nucleotide sequence GCTTATCCGCAACCCGCTGAAAATAGCCAGCAACCAGCTTCAACAACTCATCTCCAATTGAGTGGCCCAGCGTATCGTTTACTTGTTTAAAGCGGTCTAAATCAATAAACAATAACCCCGCCGATGTGTAATCGTGCTGAGCGATTGTATTTTGTATGCTACGCCGGTTTTCAAGTCCAGTGAGCGGATCGATTAATGCTTGTCGTTCGATTTGCTGACGGTACTCAACTTCTGCGGTGATATCCTGATATGTACCTAATACGCCGATGGTTACTCCATCTTCAGTTTGCATCGGTGCTTTGTTGGTGCGCAGCCACTTCGTTGGCTTGCCGGGAATAACCAACGCCTCTTCAATATCGAGTTTCGCTTTACCGCTGTTAATGACCTCGCGGTCATCATCACGTTTGGGCTCAGCTTCTTCCTGTGTATCAAAAATGGCGTAGTCGGATTGCCCAACCAATGACTCAAGGTTTTTAAAACCAATATCATCCAATAACTTTTGATTCGCGCCCAGATAGTTCAGATCAACATCTTTCCAGAAGACACGTAAAGGAATGGTATCCAGTACGATTCTCAATAACTGTTCAGGTGTCAGCTGGTCTTTGTTTGAGGGCATATAAAGCACTGTTCAACGAATAAATCTTCTGAGACTAGTCAGGGGATGACCAAACTGCAATGCGCCTTTAAGCTCATCTCAAAAACAATCAGGCCGTCATCTGATTCGCCAATTTGCGCTTTTTCAGATGGATCAGAATCTGGCTGATCGCCGCCGGAGTCACACCAGAGATACGCGACGCCACACCCAGCGTTTCTGGTTGTACGGTTTGCAGCTTTTGTTTCACTTCGTTGGATAAACCACCAATGGCATCGTATTCCAGATCCGTTGGCAGTTTGGTGTTTTCGTAGCGGCGCAATTGTTCAATTTCTTCCAGCTGACGAGCGATATAACCATCATACTTGGCTTGGATTTCCACCTGCTCGGCTACCTGAGCGTCTTCCACAGATTCACCTTTCAGGTTAGCGACTTGTGAATAATTCAAACCCGGGCGTTTCAGCAGATCGTGCAGGCTATATTCACGGGCAATCGCGGCTTCCCCCATGTCTTCCAGCTGTTTCGCTTCGTCGGTACCGGCCTGAACCCAGGTGGTTTTCAAACGTTCAGCTTCGCGTTCAATGCCTTCTTTTTTGGCAGAAAAGGCCGCCCAGCGCTCATCATCGACCAGGCCTAAGTTACGACCCACTTCGGTCAGGCGTAAATCGGCGTTGTCTTCACGCAGCACCAGGCGATATTCCGCACGGCTGGTGAACATACGGTACGGCTCTTTGGTACCCATGGTGATCAGGTCGTCGACCAGTACACCGATGTAAGACTGATCACGACGTGGAATCCAGGCGTCTTTTTCCAGCGCCCGTAATGCGGCGTTGGTACCAGCCAACAAGCCTTGTGCACCGGCTTCTTCATAACCGGTGGTGCCGTTGATTTGACCGGCGAAGAACAGGTTGTTCACAAACTTGGTTTCCAGGCTGTGCTTCAGATCCTGCGGATTAAAATAATCGTATTCGATGGCGTAACCCGGGCGGGTAATATGCGCGTTCTCGAAGCCTTTCATGCTGTGGATTAAATCCAGCTGCACATCAAACGGCAGCGAAGTGGAAATGCCGTTCGGGTATAACTCGTTGCTGTTCAGGCCTTCCGGCTCAACAAAGATCTGATGGCTGTCTTTATCGGCAAAACGCATCACCTTATCTTCAATCGATGGGCAATAACGTGGACCAACCCCTTCGATCACACCGGCATACATTGGCGAGCGATCGAGGTTGTTACGGATAATGTCGTGAGTCTGCTCGTTAGTGTGAGTGATATAACAGCTCACCTGCTCTGGGTGTTCTTCCACTGAGCCCATAAAAGACATCACGGGCAGAGGCGTATCGCCCGGCTGTTCCTGCATTACGGAGAAATCGACACTGCGGCGATCAATACGAGCCGGAGTACCGGTTTTTAAACGACCAACGTTAAACGGCATTTCACGCAGACGCTCAGACAAAGCAATCGACGGCGGATCACCAGCACGGCCACCTTTGTGGTTTTCCATACCGATGTGGATAAGTCCACCAAGGAAAGTACCGGCGGTCAGCACCACAGTAGTGGCATGGATACGCATATTGGTGTTGGTCACCACACCACAAGCGGTTGAACCGACACCATCGCCCTGGACAATCAAGTCATCACATGAGGCCTGGAAGATATCCAGGTTATCCTGGTTCTCAACGATGTTACGAATGGCGGTGCGGTATAACGCACGGTCGGCCTGGGCACGGGTTGCACGAACAGCAGGGCCTTTGCGGCTATTTAAGGTACGGAACTGGATACCGGCCAGATCGGTAGCGCGCGCCATGGCACCACCTAAAGCATCAATTTCTTTCACCAGATGGCTTTTACCAATACCACCAATCGCCGGGTTGCAGGACATCACACCCACAGTATCGGTATTGTGAGTTAACAACAGAGTCTTACAACCGGTACGCGCCGCCGCTAAGGCTGCCTCAGTACCGGCGTGTCCACCGCCAACCACAATCACATCGTACCGAACCGGATAATCCACAACTCACCTCAAATCTTGTTGTTTGCGCTCAAACTTTTACACACTTTTCTTCTACATTTTATCGGCGTTTCAACGCCTGCTGAGCGAAAAGGGCGCGCATTATATCAGGAGTGCAATCAATAGGGCATAGCATTGAACAATTTTTAACCATCAAAGTTATCCACTTTATCCACATAAGATTTTTGGCTGTGTTAATTTTCCCCCACAGACTGTTTTTATTTTCACCTTATTCAATAAAAACAATTACTTAGGCTGTGCATAAATCTGTATACAATTGTAGATAAGTTACTATCAACAGCTTGGAGCATGACTTTATGCATAAAAAAACCCAGGCTTTGCCCGGGTTTTTTTCAAATAAATCACAGAGTTTTCAACAGATTAAGCGGCATCACCGCCAGCACCTGCATCGCCGCCAGCACCCGCATCGCCGCCAGCACCCGCATCGCCGCCAGCACCCGCATCGCCGCCAGCACCCGCATCGCCGCCAGCACCCGCATCGCCGCCAGCACCCGCATCGCCGCCAGCACCCGCATCGCCGCCAGCACCCGCATCACCGCCGTCGCCTGCAGCGGGGCTTGCCGGAGGAGTAAAAGTCATAAATAGCAGGGAATTGTCCGCACGGAAGTAAAATTCCAAAGCACCATCTTTATTAAAACCAGCAAAACCAGGCACGTTTGACTCGTTGAAAGCCGGACAGTCTTCTCGCTCTGTGAGCGTCACACGATACAAATTAAAATTAGTATCTAATGTGGATAAACTGCCACGGAAGTTACACCCAGCGTTGGCTTCATCAGTGGCAACACCCGTGAATGTTGCACCTTCTCCCGCACGGGTGATTACCAGCTCATGGTTTGTCGCCGTCCATTTGCCTATTTTGATCAGGTTAGACAGCGGGCTGTTATTTTCCCAGGTCCCATCACGGGTTAACTGCACATTACCCGTTGGTGTGTCATCGATACTGTAGCTGCCAAAGAGAGAGTCATTGCTGGCTGTCAGGCTGGTCAACTGGGTATCCAGTTGATAACTGGCTTCGTTTCCATCGGCGGTGAATTGTTTCGCCTCCGTATTGGAATCTTCGTTAAGCGCATATGCCGTTAGTTCAGCAACCACTGTTTGATTGCCAGCATTCAGAACAACCGTGCCGTAATAACCATTGTTCTCATCAAGTGCATAAACATTACCGTTGTACACTAATACCCTCAGGTCAGTGGTTTGATTAAACTGGCCATCCCAGAAGCCACTCAAAGAAGCCGTCTGATCGGTGATGGTTTCTCCCTGATCATTAACAATTTCATCGTCATCATCTTCGGCAATACAACCACCAAGGTTCATGGATAAGGCCAGGCAGGCTGCCAGAGTAATTTTCTGCACGTCAAACTCCGCTCGTGAATGATGTTATTAAAGATAGCAATCGGCCGAAGTTTTGCTGGCTTTAGGGAACTAAAACGCTATAACCGATTCTTTAATCCATGTTTTGACCGAGTACTGAACGATGATGCCTGCACCAAAACAGTTAACCACTCTGATTTATTGTTATGACCCAATGTGCAGCTGGTGCTGGGGGTTTAAGCCTGTGTGGCAGCGTTTACAGGAAATGCTTCAGCCACAGATTACTCAGGGCGAGTTAATAATCGAATACCGGGTGGGCGGCCTGGCACGAGATTCAGATCAACCCATGCCGGAAACAATGCAGAACATGTTGCAGGACACCTGGCGCAATATCCGGCAACAGCTGGGGACAGAGTTTAACTTTGATTTCTGGCACGATTGCCAACCGCGACGCTCAACGTATCCGGCCTGCCGCGCTTGCCTGGTGGCACGCAAGCATGGCCTGGAAGAGAAGATGATCGAACAGATTCAGCACGCCTATTATCTGAATGCACAGAACCCATCGAATAATTCGACCTTAAAGCAGTGCGCACATAACATCGGCATTGAAGGTGATATTTTTGATGCTTCACTGAAAGAGATTGAAGCAAACCAAACACTGGAGCGTGAAATAAGAGGAGCACGCCAGCTTGGGTTAAATTCATTCCCGTCACTGGCGTTGATGAAAAACGAACAAGTGATTCATATCGCGCTGGATTATCACGATGCCAATGTGATGGCCGAACGTATTCAGCAAGTGTTGAAAGGCTGAAATGACAAAGAGATATCAAATCGATATCTCTTTGCTCCCGTTCTTCAATAATTAAATCTGCGTCTGCTCAAGGCAAAGACAGCTAACAGAGTCACAAATCCCAGATTTAAAGAACCAAGCCATGTGTCTTCGTCAGAATCAGACGTTTGATTATCAATACCTTCTCTTGCATCAGGTGCTGGTTCTGGTTCAGGAGTTGGTTCTGGTTCAGGAGTTGGTTCTGGTTCAGGAGTTGGTTCTGGCTCAGGAGTCGGCTCTGGTTCAGGAGTTGGTTCTGGCTCAGGAGTCGGTTCTGGCTCAGGAGTCGGTTCTGGCTCAGGAGTCGGTTCTGGCTCAGGAGTCGGTTCTGGCCCAGGAGTTGGTTCTGGCTCAGGAGTCGGTTCTGGTTCAGGGATTGGCTTTTGCAGACTGAAGTCGATCGCATTTTGTGCTAAACCGGCAATACCTGACACTTTAAACGCAGGGTTCTTAGCCACTTCATCAAGAATCAGCGCATTTAACTGAGCAACCGCATCAGCAATGGCCTCGGAAAATCCGGTGACACCCAGGTTTTCATAATCTTGTTGAGTTGGCGCCTGATCGCTTGTTCCTGCTAAGAAGTCTTTGAATAGCGGATAACTCGCCAAAAACAGATTGATTGTATCCAGTTGTTGATCAGCTTCCTCTAATGCCTTCTTTAAATCACCTACGGTAGCAATATCCGATGCTGAAAAAGCCGAAGCAATGTTTTTCAACTGACGAACAATACCATCGCTACCCAAAGAAACGATGCGTTCATCCGGTGAAGGCCCACCTTCGCCTAAAACAATATTGCCATTAGCACCGGCATTTATCCGGAATAAGTTCTGACGTTGATAGTCCAGCTCTTGCGATTCGGTGCAGGTGTACATCGTCCAAAAACCCTGAGTCACGGAAACCACTTCAATGATGGGATCTCCGTCTGGAATCACACCATTGAACTGAACCGTGTCATTATTCTGAATAACGTCACAAACCGGTGCTGGCGCAGTGCCATCACTTAACGCATCACTGGTTTCACACTCAATAAAATAGCCTTGTTTAAATGGCGTCGTTGGCACTGGTACAAAAATTGGTTCGCCAGCAGGAATAAACTCATTTTCAATATACCCACCACTAATATTTGAACCATAACCATCACAAATGGGCTTGCGTTGAAATCCATCAGATACACGGATTTCTGATTTTTCGTTATTGAGTGCTTGTAAAAGAAAATAAGAACCACCGCCATTGGAGGATGAATTAAATGTCATTTCCCAGCGCTTACCGAGTTTTTCTGCGCCAGACATATCATCAAGATTAATTCTCAGATTATTTTCTTTCAGACGTAATGCATCATTACTGAGCGGCTGATCTCCGTTATTCCTGGAGAAGTTCTCACCATTAGAACAGTCCTGACCAATACAGGCACTGCCCACCACAACCTGGTTTTCCTGGATAATCTGGTCAGACCAGGCATCCGTCACATTCAAGCTTAAAAGGACCAATAGACTAGCGGCCGGTAATTTTGTAATTGTCATGTTCTTCCCCCTCAAAGTTCATTGAGTTGGATAAGAATCGAATCTATTCGGGCGTTGATGGCATTAAGCGCAGCATCCATTTGTTCTTTGGTAACTGCATCAGAGTCTGCTGTTCCTTCAGCTACATTAGTGATACGACGCTCAGCACCTTCAGCTCCAACGGATATTGCACCATCAACCAGCTCAGAACCGGCACCTAAAGCAACACTGC is from Bacterioplanoides sp. SCSIO 12839 and encodes:
- the mnmG gene encoding tRNA uridine-5-carboxymethylaminomethyl(34) synthesis enzyme MnmG; the encoded protein is MDYPVRYDVIVVGGGHAGTEAALAAARTGCKTLLLTHNTDTVGVMSCNPAIGGIGKSHLVKEIDALGGAMARATDLAGIQFRTLNSRKGPAVRATRAQADRALYRTAIRNIVENQDNLDIFQASCDDLIVQGDGVGSTACGVVTNTNMRIHATTVVLTAGTFLGGLIHIGMENHKGGRAGDPPSIALSERLREMPFNVGRLKTGTPARIDRRSVDFSVMQEQPGDTPLPVMSFMGSVEEHPEQVSCYITHTNEQTHDIIRNNLDRSPMYAGVIEGVGPRYCPSIEDKVMRFADKDSHQIFVEPEGLNSNELYPNGISTSLPFDVQLDLIHSMKGFENAHITRPGYAIEYDYFNPQDLKHSLETKFVNNLFFAGQINGTTGYEEAGAQGLLAGTNAALRALEKDAWIPRRDQSYIGVLVDDLITMGTKEPYRMFTSRAEYRLVLREDNADLRLTEVGRNLGLVDDERWAAFSAKKEGIEREAERLKTTWVQAGTDEAKQLEDMGEAAIAREYSLHDLLKRPGLNYSQVANLKGESVEDAQVAEQVEIQAKYDGYIARQLEEIEQLRRYENTKLPTDLEYDAIGGLSNEVKQKLQTVQPETLGVASRISGVTPAAISQILIHLKKRKLANQMTA
- a CDS encoding DsbA family protein — translated: MMPAPKQLTTLIYCYDPMCSWCWGFKPVWQRLQEMLQPQITQGELIIEYRVGGLARDSDQPMPETMQNMLQDTWRNIRQQLGTEFNFDFWHDCQPRRSTYPACRACLVARKHGLEEKMIEQIQHAYYLNAQNPSNNSTLKQCAHNIGIEGDIFDASLKEIEANQTLEREIRGARQLGLNSFPSLALMKNEQVIHIALDYHDANVMAERIQQVLKG